A genomic segment from Thermothielavioides terrestris NRRL 8126 chromosome 4, complete sequence encodes:
- a CDS encoding mitochondrial 54S ribosomal protein YmL23, translating to MSQTIGATRLAYSRVWHHISASEPHPTLSTVKSPPEAVTPPSLGRLASRIATLLMGKHKPIWDPSTDCGDYVVVTNCAALYTTGKKKWRKTYYRHNTRPGSLRTITMDVLMEKFGGAEVLRKAVSGMLPKNRLRDKRLARLKAFEGDAHPYKQNLIRFGGKVVGTPGWEEMAKAIREADMKRI from the exons ATGTCACAGACAATCGGAGCT ACAAGACTAGCCTACTCGAGGGTGTGGCACCAcatctcggcctcggagcCGCACCCGACGCTCAGCACGGTCAAGTCGCCGCCGGAGGCGgtcacgccgccgtcgctgggGCGGCTGGCGTCGCGCATCGCCACGCTGCTGATGGGCAAGCACAAGCCGATCTGGGACCCGTCGACCGACTGCGGCGACTACGTGGTGGTGACCAACTGCGCGGCGCTGTACACGACGGGCAAGAAGAAGTGGCGCAAGACGTACTACCGGCACAACACGCGGCCGGGCTCGCTGCGCACCATCACCATGGACGTGCTGATGGAGAagttcggcggcgccgaggtgctgcgcAAGGCCGTCAGCGGCATGCTGCCGAAGAACCGCCTGCGCGACAAGCGCCTGGCCAGGCTGAAGGCCTTCGAGGGCGACGCCCACCCGTACAAGCAGAATCTGATCCGCTTCGGCGGGAAGGTGGTCGGCACGCCCGGGTGGGAGGAGATGGCCAAGGCTATCAGGGAGGCGGATATGAAGAGGATATGA